Proteins encoded together in one Impatiens glandulifera chromosome 1, dImpGla2.1, whole genome shotgun sequence window:
- the LOC124923780 gene encoding subtilisin-like protease SBT4.6, protein MCDNRTTWSRHIGSVIRDSNVVPYRTLHWTDLSSTQLDHIWRAITPFEDNVTAIRANPPRRSHLSDWHYLLERRFFTPEFKKTSISNTSNRANVVYKNHAGCISFSQVERRGLLDNRLILLTYFSTHIKKPILQDPNSEVPAIIIEKVSALHTTIEEDPSRNELQLTEYAFGSQGHGRVVDMEGIVSVFESRQLQIQTTRSWDYMGLSLEIPRNPTVESNIIIGHFDTGVVPDIESFSDHNLGDVPKKWKGVCDGGKNFTCNKKLIGARYYGGDTAIDTKGHGTHTASTAVGRVLKNANFFGIANGTARGGVPLARIATYKVCTPLCDDSYILAAFDDAIADGVDIITVSLGLSSPMNISEDAIAIGSFHAMKKGILTVQGAGNSGVTMLKTVVSNAPWIFTVAASNTNKKIINKLVLGNGHTIIGHAVNPFDTGIHNQRLVYGRQITRHCNESRAMKCNDGCIDPDLVDGKIIVCNAGDSDSIAWLVAMNANASGVILRKSKMNEDDPLVVPFPIAPLNDPDFYYIESYLKSNKNPSGRILKSKTIHSYAPIVASFSKRGPNTIFPEILKPDVTAPGINILAQSPEEDFGKLVPKLYSIQSGTSMACPHVSGATAYVKSKHPDWSPSAIKSSLMTTAWTMNIKYNVDAELGYGAGHIDPVKAVYPGLYYIDFGNRYIIRSKNDELRFLGSRDIRKYSIKPNKRDELEWLKGEIVPTHKAENQIEVLVPVHK, encoded by the exons ATGTGCGATAATAGGACTACatggtcgaggcatattgggagtgtcattcgGGACTCCAATGTAGTACCGTACAGGACCCTACATTGGACGGACCTTAGCTCCACACAGTTGGATCACATATGGAGGGCTATCACG CCCTTTGAAGATAACGTGACAGCGATTCGGGCCAATCCCCCCAGGAGATCGCACTTAAGTGATTGGCATTATCTTCTAGAGCGTCGCTTCTTCACTCCGGAGTTCAAG AAAACAAGTATTTCAAATACGAGTAATAGAGCGAATGTcgtgtacaagaatcatgcgggtTGCATCTCTTTTTCACAAGTCGAGAG GAGAGGACTACTGGACAATCGCCTAATTTTGCTGACCTATTTCTCCACACACATAAAGAAACCAATTCTACAGGATCCAAATTCAGAGGTCCCCGCTATTATTATTGAGAAAGTG TCTGCGTTGCACACTactatagaagaagacccgagTAGAAATGAACTACAATTGACAGAGTACGCTTTTGGGTCTCAAGGACATGGTAGAGTTGTAG ACATGGAAGGTATTGTCTCTGTTTTCGAAAGTCGCCAACTCCAAATTCAAACCACAAGATCTTGGGATTATATGGGTTTGTCCCTAGAAATTCCTCGCAATCCAACAGTTGAGAGTAACATCATAATTGGACATTTCGACACCGGTGTAGTACCTGATATAGAGAGTTTCTCAGATCACAATTTAGGTGATGTTCCAAAGAAATGGAAAGGTGTTTGTGATGGTGGAAAGAATTTTACTTGCAATAA GAAATTAATTGGAGCCAGGTATTATGGTGGAGACACAGCAATAGATACAAAGGGTCATGGGACCCACACTGCGTCAACGGCAGTAGGAAGGGTCTTAAAAAATGCCAATTTTTTTGGTATAGCAAATGGGACTGCTAGAGGAGGTGTTCCTTTAGCTAGGATAGCTACATACAAAGTGTGCACTCCTCTTTGTGACGATTCATATATATTGGCTGCCTTTGATGATGCCATAGCTGATGGTGTGGACATTATCACTGTATCACTTGGATTAAGTTCCCCCATGAATATTAGCGAGGATGCTATTGCAATTGGCTCCTTTCATGCAATGAAGAAAGGAATTTTAACTGTACAGGGCGCAGGTAACTCTGGTGTTACAATGTTAAAAACAGTTGTAAGCAATGCACCATGGATATTCACAGTGGCTGCAagtaatacaaataaaaaaatcatcaataaactTGTTCTTGGAAATGGACACACTATCATT GGTCATGCAGTGAATCCTTTTGACACAGGCATACATAACCAGAGATTAGTATATGGAAGACAAATCACTCGACATTGCAATGAATCAAGGGCAAT GAAATGTAATGATGGTTGCATTGATCCTGATTTGGTAGATGGGAAGATTATAGTATGTAATGCTGGTGACAGTGATTCAATTGCATGGCTCGTGGCTATGAATGCTAATGCAAGTGGAGTTATTCTTCGAAAAAGTAAAATGAACGAGGATGATCCATTAGTAGTACCTTTTCCGATTGCGCCTTTAAATGACCCTGATTTTTATTACATTGAGTCTTACCTCAAATCCAATAAAAATCCGTCTGGACGCATATTAAAGAGCAAGACTATTCACAGTTATGCACCAATTGTAGCTTCTTTCTCCAAAAGAGGGCCAAATACAATTTTTCCAGAAATTTTAAAG CCCGATGTAACCGCACCCGGTATAAATATTTTGGCCCAATCTCCAGAAGAAGATTTTGGAAAACTTGTTCCTAAGTTATACTCCATCCAGTCCGGAACATCCATGGCGTGTCCACATGTTTCTGGTGCGACCGCTTATGTGAAATCAAAACATCCTGATTGGTCACCATCAGCTATTAAATCATCTCTTATGACTACCG CTTGGACcatgaatataaaatacaatGTAGATGCGGAACTTGGATATGGAGCAGGACACATCGATCCAGTGAAAGCTGTTTATCCGGGACTG TACTACATAGATTTTGGGAATAGATACATTATTAGGTCAAAAAATGATGAACTACGTTTCTTGGGATCTAGAGACATTCGCAAATATTCTATCAAACCAAATAAGAGGGATGAACTGGAATGGCTAAAAGGAGAGATAGTTCCTACCCATAAAGCTGAAAATCAAATTGAAGTTCTTGTTCCTGTTCATAAATGA